In bacterium, the DNA window ATTCGATTTAGGAATTTACTCAATGCGCTGAGTAAAAATACTCAATACGTTGAGTAAAATTACTCAGCGCATCTCGTAAAATTACTCAATGCATCTCGCAAAGTCAATAGTTTGAATGAATGGATTTGAAAAGATGCTAATAAAAAAGGGCCCTGTTTTTCAACAAGACCCTTTGAAATAACGAGAATTTTCTGCTTTTAGCAGGTTGAGTGGAAAAGCCCTACAACACGTTTTCCTTCTTGAACCAGCTTGTTGTATTCATAAACAGCAGTACCAGGAACGGTTATGTCATAGTCAGGCTTGTTAATAGTTCTTGCTACCATAACTGTTTTCCCAGCTTTTTTGAGATAGTCCACAACGGCTGGCTGCACTTGTAAAACAAGGTCAACGCCGCGAGAAAGAACAAAAACGTCGGTTTGGTCGACTAAATCTTTAACTTCGGCAATGCCGATGCCTGGATTGTGGCTCATGCCAGTAATGCCCCAGTCCCAAGCTTTGGCACCTTGTGGTGTACAGATACAATCTTTAAATTTTGCTTGGCTATCGCTGCTTGTGTTAACAATAATTTTGCCCCACTGGATGCTGTCGATGGTGAGGGTTTGAGTTTGGGCAACGGTTGTCGGAGTTGATGCTTGGTTGATTTCTGGATCAATGTCCGAAAACAAGCATAAGAAAATAAAAGAGAATAGTTTGAAAAATTTCATAAAAGTGTCCTTTTGGTGATTTTCCGTAATCGATTCATCTTTCAATCTCCTCTTAGTTTCGCATTTTGGCAGATTTATGCAAATGGGTTAATGGCTGCTTTGTAGCAAAGCCTATATAAATATTTTACATTTGAAATAGTATTTTGATTGTGAGTAGTTTGGTGTGAAAAATAGGAGATTTTGTTATAAAAATTACGAGGGCTGTAGAAAAACAGCCCTCTTTTTCAAGACAAAGTTTATGTGATTGTTTTAAGATTTTTGGCAGTGTGTTGCAATGGTAAAAATTAATATACCGGCGGCAACTGAAGCGTTGTATGAAATATCTGGTGAGCGTTGTGGAATGGTAATAAGTTCGCCCTTTTTACGGATATCTTTATCAATACCAGAAGCTTGTTACCAATTACCAAGCAGGTTGGTCTTTGAAAGTCAATCTTGGTGGCGTCTTTGCCGTCAATAACCGCCATATATAAATTGTAGCCAGCTTCAATAATTTCTTGTACCGCGCTTTTAGCTGATGCGGCAACATAAATGTCTAAATGCTCTGCATACCCGGCCGATGCTTTAAACACGGCGGGCGTCATGGGTGCTGAGTTTGATTTGCACAAAATTATGCCATCAACGCCGGCGCAGTATGCTGAACGTAAAATGGCGCCCAGGTTGCCAACATCTTGTACGCCATCGAGCAACAAAATGAATGGTTTCTTTTTAGGGTCAAACATTTTGGAGATAAATTGGTAGGGCGAAACCAGCGCTACAATGCCCATGTGGTCAGTTGTTTCTGCAATGCCATCGAGAGCATTTTTTTCAACATATTGAATGTTGGGCATAGTTTTTGGCAGGTAGGGTTTGAGCCGGTCCCATGATTTTGATAATGGCTTGCGTGTGTAGAGTGTGTAAAGCTTACGGCGCTTTGCCTTGAGCATCTCAATAATAGGATGTGCGCCATATAAAATGGACTTTATATTCTTTGATTTTTCTTTAGCCACAATTAATCCAGTAAAAAAGGAGCGTATGGGGAGAAAGTCTTTATATATTCAATCTTTTTAGAGTTTACTCCAAAGAAAGACAATCAGCAAACTCTGTCCATATTTTTCTAAAAAAGTGCCATTGGTTGCATCATTAAAGCTGATTTTCAGCTAAAAATATAGGTTTTTTAATAAACATGTCTTGGCTGGTGATAATCAATAATAATTCACAGACTGCCCATTAGTGTCTATACTGAGGGCCGAGATTTAAGAAACTGTATTAATAAAAAAAGGGCAATGATCATGTTTTTGTTAGAAGGTAATATTGGCGTGGGTAAGTCAACCTTTTTAACCAAATTTGCACAGCATTGTCCAGAAATTACGGTTGTTCAAGAACCATTAGATAGCTGGGATAAGCATTTTTCGGGTCAGTCCCTTCTTGAGCGTTTTTATGCTGACCCAAAACGTTGGGCATACACGCTTGAAACGATGACCATGATAGCTCGTATTCGAGACCACTTGCGTGAGCAAGAAAACGCTAATCCTTTGCGCGTGATGGAGCGCTCTATTTATTCCGGGCATTATTGTTTTGGGATTAATAGCAAGCTTAATGGCTTTCTTTCAGATCTAGAATGGTTGATTTATTCACAATGGATTGATTATTCGTTTAGCAAAAAATGCCTACCGCCTCACGGTTTTATTTACTTGCGTACAACACCAGAAGTTTGTTTTGAGCGGATTGGTCTGCGAGGGCGTGAAAGTGAAAAAGGAATAAGCCTTGAATATGTACGCCAAATCCATGATCAGCACGAAAACTTCTTGATTAAGAAGGAAGGACTTGCGGATAATGTTAAAAATATTCCCGTTTTGGTACTTGATTGTACGCAAGATTTTGTCAACAATGATGAGCTTTTTGCTTCTTATGTCGACTTACTCAAAAATTTTTTTAAGCAAGCTCAGTCAGTTATCGGTCGCCAATAAAGCTTTCAACATGATTTTTAAAGACGTCATAGTCTATTGAGCCGACAAGTCGCTTTTCTTCGTTGCCTCGAAAGAACAGAAGATAGGTTGGTATTCCTTGGATGCCGTATTCTTTTTGCAGTTCTTGGGCTTGATCAACATCGATATGAACAAATGTTAGTTTAGAGCCAAAGTTGTCGATAATCTTTTCGTCCACTGATTTCATGGCTTTGCAGGCACCACACCACGTTGCATGAAACTTGACGACAACGTATTCGTTGTTTGTTAAAAGGTCGAGAAATTCACCCTTTTTATTGATATTCAGCTCACTAGCGCGGGCTGTTATGTACCAAACAGACATCAAAGCAAGGCCAGCTACAGTCATGGATGATAACCTAAAAAATCTCATAATACGCCCAATTCTTTTTAGTGAGAAACTTTTAAACTTTACGCAAGGTCCCATATTTACCTATAATAAGCATAAAAGTTTTCAAATAGAAAAATCAACAAATAATAAATTTGGCGTGATGATTATAAAGAATTTCCTTGCTTGAGCTGGTTTATGTTGATTGGCAGGGCTATGCGGGCGCCATGATGTTGAATGATTTTGGCAATATTTAAAAGGACGTCCTGTTTAATGATGGAAAATTCTACAGGATCCATCGTTTTGATAAAAGCAGAGCATTCAATTTCTAGAGCGTAGTTAGCTAAATTAATAAGAGAAACGCTAATCTTTTGCGCTTGGTCAACGTCGTGATGATGGTGCAAAAAGGTGTCTATTGAAGTAACAATCTGTTCAACAAAACAGAGGTCTTCATAGTGAATGCCGATTATTGTTTTAAGCCGCTTGTTGTGCATTTTCCCGTAGTTTTCTACCATGGCGTCAATTACCAGGGCATTCGGAATGTACAATGGTCGGCGGTCCCGTGTTCTGATGCTGGTCATGTACCAACCAATATCTTCAACGACGCCTTCAAATCCTTTATTAGAAGAGCGAATCCAGTCGCCAATTACAAACGGGCGATTAATGTAAATCATGAGTCCGCCAAAAAAATTGGCTATCACATCTTTTGCTGCCAAGCTTATAGCAATGCCGCTGATCCCACCAAAGGCAAAAAGAGCGGTTAATGAGATACCAAAAGCATCTAGAATCATGATGAGGGCGACCATAATAATGCCAAGCGTTATAATTTTGTCGGCGGCGGTGATAAAGATTTTGTCAGCGCTGTTGGTGGTAAAATAGCGCTCTAGTAGTTTTTCAAACATATATTTAGTGCGTAAGAGCAGCCATGCCAAGACACCCGTTAAACAGACTACGCGTAGTTGTGCGAGCCGTCCGATCAAAAACTGATCAGTAAAAAAGAGTGAAAAAATGGTAAAAAATGTTTGAAGTAAAATAAAACATCTGAGTGGCAGGCAGAGCGCATCGGCCAACGATTGTTGCCAGACATGCTTTGATGTTGATAACAATTTCATTAAAAAGCGTGCTCCTGCAAAAGCTATGCCGGTTAGAAAAATAATAAATAATAATTCACTGATTAGTGCACAAGACAATTCCATATTTAGGTCCATTGTATTTTTAAGAGAAGGAGTGTTGATGTCTGTCTTCATTAAACCACAAATTACCTGAGAGATCAAAAAAAGGCCCTTTTCTTAAAAAATCTAGGCATACGCTGGTGTGGTATTTTATGATTTGAAAAATTGACGAAAGGGTTATTTTATGAATAAGAAATGGATAGTATTTCTTTTAATCGTGAGTAGTATGGTTGTCAGTATGTGCTGCAGTCCGTTAATACATTATCTGCCTTTTGAGTACACCTCAATTGATATGCTTGAGATAAAAAAACTTGTTGACTACAATTACGTACTTGCAAGTTTTGGTTATGTTGCTGCGTATGCCGTGCTTGCAAGTTTTTCTTTGTATGGCTTGTTTCCGCTTAGTATCGTTGGCGGTTTTTTATTTGGTATGGTTGGCGGGTCAGTGTTGATGACTGTGGGAGCAACTTTGGGAGCTTTTGGATCTTTTTTACTCACGCGGTATCTTGTGGGTAATGATTTTCAAAAACGTTATGCATCTCGGCTTGCTTCGTTTAATAGCCATGTTAAGCACCATGGTTTGTGGTATTTATTTTCATTGCGACTCATGCCATTTGTTCCATTTTTTCTAGTGAATATTGCGGCAGGTTTTACCACACTATCGCCGGTTACTTTTTTATGGACAACAACCATTGGCGTATTGCCATGTTCATTGGTATATGCGTTTATTGCGGAACAAAGTGGGTCGCTTGTTGCTGTCGACAATGCTTTGTCGCCGCGTATTATTATAGCTCTTGTTATGTTCAGCCTGCTTGTTTTATTACCGGTTATTGTGCATGCTTTAACTGATAATGAAGATTTAAAATCATAAAATAAAAATGCAGGGAGAGCTTGTGTTAATAAAAAAAATGATGATTCTTTTGGGATATTTTTTAACAACAACGTTATTTCCTGTCGTTATGGGTACCGGATTGCATTCTTTTAAAAAAAAGAAATTAGTGCTTTTGCAATGCAAGGGTGGTTATGGCCATGTTGCTGCGTGCAATGCACTGAATAATATATTTAAAGATTATTATGACATCAAAATTGTGACGCCGATCGAAGAGTTGTTTGACGAATTTGATATCATAAAAAAAATGACGCGAGGCAAAGCAAATTCTGAAGATATGTATAATGGTATTTTGCAGCGTGGTTGGATACGGACGTTCAATGTTGTGTGTGATAATATTGTACCGTTTGTTGTACGGTTCAATTACAAAAAAATGGAAAAAGCGCTTGCTGCATATCTTAATCGAGAAAAGCCTGACATGCTTATTTCAACGATGCCGTTTGTTAATTTCCCAGCAAGTAATGTGGCAAAAAATCTCAATATTCCATTTTTAATCGTAACGGTTGATGGTGGCCTGCATAATTGGCGAGTAGGTCTTAAAGATATTTCGCATTCAAATTATTTGATAACAATTGGCTTTGATATTCCTCAAACACGTGGATTTTTGCATCAGTGTGCTATTCCAGATGAAAAAATTAGACTTACTGGTTTTGCCGTTCGCAATGATTTCTTTGAATTAAAAGATGTTAAGGCGATTCGCAAAAAGTGGGCAATTCCTGATAATAAATTTACGACGATGATTTTGATGGGCGGTGCCGGTGGTGCAACCGCCTTTGATTATGTGCAAAAGATTGTTTCGGCAGATATTGATTCGCATGTGCTGGTGTGTATCGGAAGAAACAAAAAGTTGCAAACAAAGATAGCACGGTTTATGCAAAAAAAATCTCCTTCAAATGTTTCGGTAACGATTATTCCATTTACCGAACGTGTTTCAGATTTGATGGCAGTTTCAGATCTTTTGATAACCAAGCCAGGGCCGGGCAGTATTAGTGAAGCGTTGACTATGAAGTTGCCAATGTTACTGGACTACACTAAGCCCGCCCTATTTTGGGAGCGGCCCAATATGGAATATGTTAAAAATAATGGGTATGGCTTGGTGATAAAAAGTTTACGTCATGTGCCCGGAATTTTGCAAAAAATGAGGGATGATAAGGAATATTATCAGGGTTTCAAGCAAAAACTTGAGCAATCTTCTCAGTATAATTTTGCTCAAAATATAAAGCCAATTGTCTTTTCCATGTGTCCGCCAACGTTGCCAGAGGTTAATTTTCAGCTTTCAGGCTAAGTTTAAAAACCTCAAAAATCGATAAAAATCCCCTTTTTCCATGAAAATGATGGAGAGTGCTTAACGCCCCTCTCCCATTTTTCAATTAGTCACTTTTGTGATAGGATTATAAGGTAGAGCGACAGATGGGTTGTTATTGTTTTTTACACAAGAGAAAATTCATGAAAAATTGGTGCCGTTTTATATTATTATTGCTTGGTATGTTTTTGTCAGTACAGCATGGTGCGTATGCTCATATTGTGGGAAATTCTGCTAAAAAGAAAATTGTTATCTTAACGAGCAAGGGTGGCTATACGCATATGGCTGTTGCAAAATCGTTAGAAGAATTTTTTGGGCATGATTATGAAATGATTACGATTAATCCTTTTGAAACAGTTCTTGTTTCTCTTGATATCGTAAAAAAAATAACCTTCAATAATTATGATGGCGAAGAAGCGTACAATTCGATGCTTCGTTCTGGATGGACGCGTGTGCTTAATTTTTGTCTGCGCAATATTGGTCTGCCTACTGCCAGACGGCAAGCAAATCAAGTAGAAAAATTATTGACTAATTATTTGGCCGAAATAAAACCTGATATGCTTATTTCAGTTATTCCTGTTATTAGTTTGCCGGCTAGCAATGCGGCAAAAAATCTTAATATTCCTTTTTTATTAATTACGTTGGATAACGATTTGACGGCATGGGTTCCGGGACTTAAAGACTTAACGCATCAAAAATTTGCGACGACCATTGGTTTTGAAACACCTCTTACCAGGCCTATGCTGCGAGATGCAGGTATTCCTGATACACGCATTACCATGTCTGGCTTTCCGGTGCGCAAAGATTTTCTTGAAACCAAGGATATAGCGGCTATAAAAAGGAATTGGGAGATTCCTGACGATAAGTTTGTAATAACGTTAGTGATGGGTGGGGCTGGTTCTAATTTGATGTACCGCTACGCTCGTATCATTGCTAAATTAAATCGCGATGTTCATCTCATGGTGTTGGTTGGCAAGAATGAATATTTGGGCACGCGCTTGAAAAAAATATCGTGCTCAAAGAAAGTATCTTTGCGTGTTGTTGAGTTTACTGATCGTGTTTCAGACTTGATGGCTGCGTCAGATTTATTAATTACTAAGCCAGGGCCAAGTATTATTACTGAGGCTTTGTACATGAAGCTGCCTATGCTGATTGATCATACGACAGTACATCCGTTTTGGGAAAATATTAATATTTCTTTCGTTACCAACAACAGGCTTGGTGATGAAGTTAAGAGCCTTGGTGATCTCAAGCGCATTATTTATCGTTATATTGATGACCGTAACTATTATCAAGCGATTAAAAGTAATATTACTTCATTTGAAAAAGAGGATTTTTATAAGAAAATAGGGCACCTGATTAATACCATGTGCCCTCCGAGAAGACTGCGCTTTGTTGATCATCAACAAAACTTTTTGCGTAGTGTTATGACTTCAAAAAGCTCTTATGCTAAAAATGCTCATATCAATCGATTTTGGTATAATTACTTATGCAGCGGGCGCACCAGGATGAGTGTTGACCGATTTTTTTGATTTGAGATCTTTAACAAATTGTTGATACGCTTCTTGTGCTTCTTTTGACATACTGTCTTCAATATTTGTGAATAGTGTTGTAAATTCTTTTGCCAAGGAAGCAAGTTGTTTCTTTGTGGTAATTTCTCGATGGAAGTAGACAAGGATATCTTTTTCGGTTCCATTTAAGAAATTGCTAATGTAGAGTTTTCCAACTTTTTCTTCTGGGAAACTTTCTTTAATTAAAGAAAGTACAATCCCGCTAAAATTGCGTACCTCATTAAAGAATTCTTGAATTGGATGAATCATGTGTTGAAGGCGTGTAAGAATAAACGCTTTTTCTTCAGCGCTTGGTTGTGCGGTATTTTTTGTTTCTACGTTTTCTTTATTTTCCTTGGAGGCATCGCGTTCTTGTTTAAGATCCGTAAGAATGGCTTTGCTTTTTTGTTTAGACAATTTGATGCGCGCTGCAACGTATGGCATTGTTTGCAATGACATATTCAAAAATTGCATTTCAGGGCTGGTGAGTTGTTTTGCTTCTATAAAAAAAGGCATAAGCATAAATACAAAAACGTTGATTACTCTTATTTTTTTCATAAAATTTCCTTACGATTTATTATTCAACTGTTTTTAAAAGTTTACGTTCAACTTTACTCATGATGCGATATTCTTTGTCAGTGATGTGATCATAATTTAAAAGATGTGCGATGCCGTGTGCAAGCAAGGCGGTTACGTGTTCTTCAAAAGAACGCTCCCACTCAGGTGCTTTTTTTTGTACATATTCAAGCGAAATAATAATGTCCCCAAGATTTTCATCTTCTGGGCAGGTAACAACAATGCGCTTACCTGCTACCAAGTCTGGATGAAAAGGAAACGATAAAATATCGGTCGGTTTATCTTTTTTACGAAACTCACGATTATATTTTCTGATGGTGTTATTGGTTGTTAAATAAATCCCAATATCAAAATGTTCGTAGCCAAGGACTGCCAGCATTTTATGCACAGTCTTTTTAATTAATGTTTCATTAACTAAAATTTTGCGCTGCTTATTAATTATTCTAATCATGGATTTACTTTCTACTCGAGCCTTAACGATACAGTTGCGGCAAGAATCTCGCCATCAAGGCTTATACGTGTCGCGCTATCGTTTGCTACAAAAGAAATTGTTTCAGCTTTGGTTATGCCTTGCAACAAAGTAGCTTGGGTACGCAGAGAGTCTAATAAATCTTGGTCTTTACCGCAAATGGTTAAACATTGCAATGAAGTTTTTAGCGAGACTTGTTGTTCACTTTTAAGTCGGCGTACATGAGCAACAATTGCCAGCACGTGTTCTATGATCTGCGCACTGGAGCTGTACGATTGAGCAAAGCGTTGGTAGTCAAGTTTGGTGATGTGCAACGAAATCGTGGATTCGTGTTTTTTAAACATCAGCTGATAAATGCTTTCGGTGATGTGTGGCACAAATGGTGCATACAATTGTAAAATACCAAAGCCAACTTCGTAGAGCGTGTGCTGCGTTCCTTGTATAATTGCTTGATCATAATTGGCAGGATTGAATAATTGATCTTTAATTAACTCAAGATAATTATCACAAAAATCATGCCAAAAGAATCGTTCAACAGCATCAAGTGCTTGGCTGTATTCGTATTCTTCAAAAGCTTCTTTATATTGCTTTGTGGTTTTTTCGAGTCTATCGAATAACCATTCATTCAATTGATTGAGCGATGGTTTGTTTGTTAATGGGCGATAGTCTGCTAAAAAGTCTTTGCAAAATCTAAAAGCGTTCCATAATTTTGTGACTAATTTTTGACCGATTTTAAGCTGATTATCGCTAAAGGCTGTATCAGTACCAAGTTTGCCGCTTGCGGCCCAAAAACGTATGACGTCTGCAGGAAATTCTTTTAAAAGTCCGTCAGGCGTCATTTTTTCATTTTCTTTAGATTTGGAAATTTTTTCACCTTTGCCGGCCAGTACGTGCCCAGAAATCATGATATCATTCCACGG includes these proteins:
- a CDS encoding RNA methyltransferase, producing MAKEKSKNIKSILYGAHPIIEMLKAKRRKLYTLYTRKPLSKSWDRLKPYLPKTMPNIQYVEKNALDGIAETTDHMGIVALVSPYQFISKMFDPKKKPFILLLDGVQDVGNLGAILRSAYCAGVDGIILCKSNSAPMTPAVFKASAGYAEHLDIYVAASAKSAVQEIIEAGYNLYMAVIDGKDATKIDFQRPTCLVIGNKLLVLIKISVKRANLLPFHNAHQIFHTTLQLPPVY
- a CDS encoding deoxynucleoside kinase; protein product: MFLLEGNIGVGKSTFLTKFAQHCPEITVVQEPLDSWDKHFSGQSLLERFYADPKRWAYTLETMTMIARIRDHLREQENANPLRVMERSIYSGHYCFGINSKLNGFLSDLEWLIYSQWIDYSFSKKCLPPHGFIYLRTTPEVCFERIGLRGRESEKGISLEYVRQIHDQHENFLIKKEGLADNVKNIPVLVLDCTQDFVNNDELFASYVDLLKNFFKQAQSVIGRQ
- a CDS encoding thioredoxin family protein, encoding MTVAGLALMSVWYITARASELNINKKGEFLDLLTNNEYVVVKFHATWCGACKAMKSVDEKIIDNFGSKLTFVHIDVDQAQELQKEYGIQGIPTYLLFFRGNEEKRLVGSIDYDVFKNHVESFIGDR
- a CDS encoding mechanosensitive ion channel family protein, encoding MDLNMELSCALISELLFIIFLTGIAFAGARFLMKLLSTSKHVWQQSLADALCLPLRCFILLQTFFTIFSLFFTDQFLIGRLAQLRVVCLTGVLAWLLLRTKYMFEKLLERYFTTNSADKIFITAADKIITLGIIMVALIMILDAFGISLTALFAFGGISGIAISLAAKDVIANFFGGLMIYINRPFVIGDWIRSSNKGFEGVVEDIGWYMTSIRTRDRRPLYIPNALVIDAMVENYGKMHNKRLKTIIGIHYEDLCFVEQIVTSIDTFLHHHHDVDQAQKISVSLINLANYALEIECSAFIKTMDPVEFSIIKQDVLLNIAKIIQHHGARIALPININQLKQGNSL
- a CDS encoding TVP38/TMEM64 family protein, with product MNKKWIVFLLIVSSMVVSMCCSPLIHYLPFEYTSIDMLEIKKLVDYNYVLASFGYVAAYAVLASFSLYGLFPLSIVGGFLFGMVGGSVLMTVGATLGAFGSFLLTRYLVGNDFQKRYASRLASFNSHVKHHGLWYLFSLRLMPFVPFFLVNIAAGFTTLSPVTFLWTTTIGVLPCSLVYAFIAEQSGSLVAVDNALSPRIIIALVMFSLLVLLPVIVHALTDNEDLKS
- the ybeY gene encoding rRNA maturation RNase YbeY; translation: MIRIINKQRKILVNETLIKKTVHKMLAVLGYEHFDIGIYLTTNNTIRKYNREFRKKDKPTDILSFPFHPDLVAGKRIVVTCPEDENLGDIIISLEYVQKKAPEWERSFEEHVTALLAHGIAHLLNYDHITDKEYRIMSKVERKLLKTVE